DNA sequence from the Lycium barbarum isolate Lr01 chromosome 5, ASM1917538v2, whole genome shotgun sequence genome:
CCTTCCACAGGTACTGAACTACTAATTCTACCTCACAATTAATTAAGTTATATATACTGATAATTTGAAGATTTTTTTACGTAGTTTAATCAGTAATAGAAAGTTAGTTACCATTTTTAACATATCCGTTAATGCTTATCATAGAGATTTACTTATTATGAGATTTACTTATTATAAGTGACAtgattgtgtgtgtatatatatacatatatatatatatatatatatacttttatacCGAGAACTTAAACTGGATCTACAGTCAGTGGAGAAGCCGCATGTATTCAAGGGGCGTCTAATACTCCTTTGTAGGAAATATACACTGTTTAGCTAGGTAAAAAAGTTCttttctatgtatatatatactatatattgaCTTTCCTTGACTTCTTCATGGGTTTACTCCTTTATAATTTTGACACCCCTTAGTGAAGGTTCTGGCTCCGTCACTGTCTACAGTAACACCGGTGTTCATGTTACATTAACATTTATATCTTTTGCAATAATTTTGTAGGAGCTACCTTGAAATGGAGAAGAATTTCAAGGTATATGTGTATAAGGAAGGAGAGCCTCCAATATTCCATAATGGTCCATGTAGGAGTATATATTCAACAGAGGGAAGGTTTATACATGAAATGGAGAAGGGGAGCCTTTATAGAACAAAAGATCCAGATAAGGCCTTAGTGTATTTTCTGCCATTTAGTGTTGTTGTGATGGTTCGATACCTGTATGTCCCTGGTGCCCATGATATGCATGCCATTGGTAGAACTGTTGCAGATTATATTAAAGTCATTTCTGAAAGACATTCTTTTTGGAACAGAAGTCTTGGTGCTGATCACTTCATGCTTTCTTGCCATGATTGGGTAAGCAAGTTCTTAAAGAGTCCAGTATATGTGTTATTATCCTATAGCAGGGGTGCAAAATAAGCCCATGAAAATACGGGGCATTATTGACTCAACCTATTTTGACCCATCCAATAAGCCCATTTAAAAATTGGACTAATATGTAGTCCAAATTAATCCATGAGaaaccttgtcaaaatattttcagaaaaataatttttctattTGATAGTATGTTATATATAAccataaaaaggaaagaaaaagttttattaggtacttaaaaaattattaaagaaccaacaaagaaattaaaacttcGAAAGAATGGGACGGGTTGGGTCATGACTAGCTTTTTAGCCATTTTAGCTCAATCTCTTTCAGCCAAGTAATTTTGGgcgggtcataacccaacccTCTTTTTAACCTAatccatttcagcccaagtaactttcAGACGGGTCATTAACTCAGTCCATTTTGATCCGCCCACATTCAGCCTAACCCGTCCATTTGACACTCATATCCTATAGTAATCTTGTAGTGACACGTTGAATGGTGTCACACTTCATATTATCTTATTGTTGATTTCAACTAGTTCCGGACTGAGGCATAGTTGATAGTTTGATTGATGAAAAGCTATATCATCAAATTTGCCTTTTTTATGAAAAACTTTTGTATTGATCTCCAGGGGCCACGTTCGACTTCATATGTTCCACATCTCTTCAACAACTCCATAAGAGTTCTATGCAATGCCAATACCTCAGAAGGTTTTAATCCTCTAAAAGATGTATCCTTACCGGAAATCAATCTCAAGACGGGTGATATCAAAGGGCTAATTGGAGGTCCTTCGCCATCAAGAAGATCGATCCTCGCATTTTTTGCTGGAGGTTTACATGGTAACATAAGGCACCAATTGCTAGAACAATGGAAAGGAAAAGATGAAGATATGTTAGTTTATGAAAAAGTTCCAAGAGACAAAAAATCTTATGAATCCATGTTGAAGAACAGCAGGTTTTGTTTGTGTCCAAGTGGATATGAAGTTGCAAGTCCAAGAATTGTGGAAGCAATATATGCTGAATGTGTACCTGTCTTGATATCAGATAATTATGTGCCACCATTTAGTGATGTCCTAAATTGGAATGCATTTTCTGTGACTGTGGCAGTGAAGGACATACCAAATATCAAGAAGATATTAATGAGTATTTCTCAAAGTCAGTATTTGAGAATGCAGAGGAGAGTGAAGCAAGTACAGAGGCATTTTGTGATCAATGGATCTCCTAAAAGATTTGATCTTTTCAACATGATTGTTCACTCAATCTGGCTAAGAAGATTGAATATAAGAGTTCATTAATAGGAGTTAACACACTTATTTTAAACAAGTTAAAGAAGAGTAACCTTCAGCAGTTGAATGGAAATCCAATTCAACTAAATTTGGATACTCCTATGAACTGGTACTAGTATATCCAAATGGAACTAACATATGATGATCCTTTTTTTGGTCAAAAGTTATTTGATTTTTTTCTGTTAAATCTTGTAAACAGTTGCTTCCAGTTTTGAATAAATGTTACTTGTAAGTCAATTTTTCTTTCCTCAAATGCCTCCTTTAGAATACCTTATTACATAACGTTTAATTCTTCCACCTTTCTAGGAGTAGTCTATTTGCTTTTGATTAGACAAATTGCCTATGAGACAATTTCCAATTCTAGTTTTTCTACAGAAGCTGTGGATTTTTATCATTTCTTGACTCTGTACTGAGAATCTACTGTACAATTATTGACCATGATAGAGACACTGGATGGCTAGAACAAGTGACATGGTATATGATACATCTCTGACCTTAGTACAAAAAAGACTCAAGAAAGTCCTGACATCAGCAACAAATTTGGGTTTAGCACATTAGTTATACATCACGAGAAAGGATTAATTTCACGATGATCATCGAACCATGATCAATCGCAACAAAGTCATAAAACTATATtttctactccctccgtccaaatATATGTGATGGTGCTCACAGTTTAAAAAAGAAATGGAGAAAACTTATGGCCAAAATAAGTCATAAATATCTGTGTGGATATAAATCATCTTAGTAAGGATAAATGGACATTGTAAAGTAAAATTGTGTACTCCACCAAAGATATAAAGAAGTCATGCTTTTTTGGGACtgattaaaaataaaaagctCCATATAACTTGGGACGGATGGAGTAACTAACAAGTACATTGAATCTGAAATTAAAACTAAGTTGTTACATAAAATAAGTATGGTAAAGTCATCAACTATATGCTAATCGAGTCAGAGAAATGAGAGGGAAAGGGGGTAAAGTTTTTGTTCGAATAAATGGAGGTAAGAAATGGGGGAAATATAGATTAAATGGGGCCGGTACGAAATGGAAGAAATGCACAGGTGAAGAAATATCAATTTGTTAATGCCGTGATGGTACTTATATGGCAATATGTGGTAACTTAGGTTTAATTTCCGTTTTGATGTAAAATATGGAGACAATTGATGTATATGTTTTTTGCAAAATttatttttacatgtttaacaGAATAAAGTCTTAATTTGATGGACCATTCATGAAGTGTACATAAGAAGCTTATCCTAGTGGTCTTTACTGCTCTGGAAGTCTCTTCGATAGTCATTTTCATAAGTCTCTTCCATTAAAATTACAGTCTTACTAATTAACACGTAATGGATAACTCATAGTTcgtggaaaaaaaagaaaaagaaaaagacaacTCATTGTTGCCAAATCTcaagcttatttttccatttttaGTAATACACGCAAGTGGATCGATTTTATGCAATCAAAACTATTGCATGAACAGACTTTGAGCATGATTCTAACACATGTATCTTAAGATAACGTATAAGAAATAAATACTAATATGGTTAGCAGAGGAAAAATTACATGCCCTATGTAATTGTCATTCTGGTCGAATTTGActttaattaactaattaacttGGCACCTACAAATTTCAACGACCAATTTTTATTGGTCCTATAAAGTGTACGATGACCTAAATCTTAATATTGTAAGAACAAGATCGCAGCTCGTCACTAAATGTCTGTATTGGACAAGAAATGCTGTTCCTAATTGATAAACCTGTGCGGTCAAATTCACACTGCGACCAGACTGGTTTTAAAGGCCAATTCATTCACACCAGAGGCTTGCACACAGCGACCATGATTTCAATAGTGCATGTCTAGAACTTGGCTTTCAATTAGGCTATCTATTCGAGGAATTGTTCACATAATAATATTCTCTTGGTGGGATTGTGATCTAAAGATAAGAGAGCCCTAAGAaacccaaaaaggaaaaaaagaccAATATATGAACTACATATACGAACAATAACAAGAATCGCGGAGGCTAGAAAAATACTTTGAAAATGGATACGACGAATATTCTAAAATCAACAGtttaagccccccccccccccccccctctggtTAGAGCATAAAAATGGAATTGCAGAGGAGAAATGaggcttctaaatttgaaaaaataaaaaaggataaGCGAAAACCAAAAAGATGGACCAGAAAGTGATGCATTCTTGACATTATGAGCCTGGCCTGGCAGGTGTGACATTCAGAAGATTCAACAGCTGAAACTTGTGGAGATATCTATACAATGaaa
Encoded proteins:
- the LOC132642542 gene encoding probable glycosyltransferase At5g03795, with product MLSVKKLQLPSFLSSNLALLVFIPLVVVSVLACTLIGSQSSSFVSFSSWKWKSVGILNSYSLRSLSSYEKQDEHLQIVGLAEASSFISPFNNSLHQNLVAEDSNIPHQPPQGGGEGIEKDESSEEEKEIDKDISNEGEEHGNATKGVLKVYSRLERLEAVLAKARSSIREAARNGSMTSNHLDPDYVPQGPMYHNAKAFHRSYLEMEKNFKVYVYKEGEPPIFHNGPCRSIYSTEGRFIHEMEKGSLYRTKDPDKALVYFLPFSVVVMVRYLYVPGAHDMHAIGRTVADYIKVISERHSFWNRSLGADHFMLSCHDWGPRSTSYVPHLFNNSIRVLCNANTSEGFNPLKDVSLPEINLKTGDIKGLIGGPSPSRRSILAFFAGGLHGNIRHQLLEQWKGKDEDMLVYEKVPRDKKSYESMLKNSRFCLCPSGYEVASPRIVEAIYAECVPVLISDNYVPPFSDVLNWNAFSVTVAVKDIPNIKKILMSISQSQYLRMQRRVKQVQRHFVINGSPKRFDLFNMIVHSIWLRRLNIRVH